The Cloeon dipterum chromosome 3, ieCloDipt1.1, whole genome shotgun sequence genome includes a region encoding these proteins:
- the LOC135940742 gene encoding uncharacterized protein LOC135940742 isoform X1, giving the protein MAFSAKSSVASASHEPSSISGSAKDDLEVMEVWVKTMASIFAKTFSLDTKVVRALCEGDIQEAEQLPPNIKNIYESIYQLLPCYMEGKEFLRSGDMDRKDPDSFFSKRGALLKMAQIDKLDASINWLDDIIPYDFSDESQETKRGIKFMEYMILKYRKKKRQSKKLTQGLGNAYNNTFECFQSEFDTSAEE; this is encoded by the exons ATGG ctttttcagcaaaaagcTCTGTAGCCTCGGCCAGTCATGAACCTAGCAGCATTTCAGGCAGTGCTAAAGACGATCTTGAAGTGATGGAAG TCTGGGTCAAAACCATGGCTTCAATCTtcgcaaaaacattttccctGGACACGAAAGTTGTGAGAGCCCTTTGCGAGGGTGACATTCAAGAAGCAGAGCAACTTCCGcccaatattaaaaatatttatgaaagcATCTATCAGTTGCTGCCTTGCTATATGGAAGGAAAGGAATTTCTCCGTTCCGGTGATATGG ATCGTAAAGACCCAGATAGCTTCTTTTCAAAGAGGGGAGCACTACTGAAGATGGCGCAGATTGACAAACTTGATGCCTCTATCAATTGGCTGGATGACATAATTCCCTACGATTTTTCTGACGAAAGCCAGGAAACAAAG AGAGGCATCAAATTCATGGAGTACATGATCTTGAAATACAGGAAAAAGAAACGGCAGTCAAAGAAGCTAACCCAGGGTCTTGGAAACGCTTACAATAATACATTTGAG TGTTTTCAATCAGAATTTGATACATCTGCAGAGGAATGA
- the LOC135941453 gene encoding uncharacterized protein LOC135941453, translating into MQVTSIFALVVGCLVCTLVLAEPFSKHHYDVSSSSSGSSSGSSSSGSSGSGYHYAKPKKPFYLPAASHTKVKIIKYHGYKKKPSSSYGAPTSSGSGSSSSGSSSGSSGPSGHSHYHKPAVKVIIKKHGKAFHHHG; encoded by the exons ATGCAG GTCACAAGCATTTTTGCCCTGGTGGTGGGCTGTCTGGTGTGCACCCTGGTGTTAGCTGAGCCATTCAGCAAGCATCATTACGACGTGAGCAGCTCTAGTAGTGGCTCAAGCAGCGGGAGCAGCTCGTCAGGCTCGAGCGGCTCAGGTTACCACTACGCAAAGCCAAAGAAACCGTTCTACCTACCAGCAGCTAGCCACACCAAGGTCAAAATCATCAAGTACCACGGCTACAAGAAGAAGCCGAGCAGCTCCTATGGAGCTCCTACTTCTTCTGGATCCGGGAGTTCCTCGTCTGGGTCTTCTTCAGGGTCTAGTGGACCCAGCGGACACAGCCACTACCACAAGCCGGCGGTGAAAGTCATCATCAAGAAACACGGGAAGGCATTCCACCATCATGGTTAA
- the LOC135941454 gene encoding tax1-binding protein 3 homolog, translating to MCAKMAFQHQAGTAMECLSIPITLHKESGLDSEGKEVLKCGFRIGGGIDQDYRKSPQGYTDNGIYVTEVHDGSPAAKAGLRMHDKILQCNGYDFTMVTHKKAVDYIKKHPVLNLLVARKGVTST from the exons ATGTGCGCGAAAATGGCTTTCCAGCACCAGGCGGGCACCGCCATGGAGTGTCTCAGT ATCCCGATCACTCTGCACAAGGAAAGTGGCCTGGACTCAGAGGGCAAGGAGGTGCTCAAATGCGGCTTCCGCATCGGCGGCGGCATCGACCAGGACTACAGAAAAAGTCCTCAGGGCTACACTGACAAT GGGATATACGTAACAGAGGTACACGACGGGAGTCCAGCAGCAAAAGCAGGGCTTCGGATGcatgataaaatattacag TGTAATGGCTACGATTTCACGATGGTGACGCACAAAAAAGCTGTCGACTACATCAAGAAGCACCcagttttgaatttattagtGGCAAGGAAGGGTGTGACCTCAACTTAG
- the LOC135940742 gene encoding uncharacterized protein LOC135940742 isoform X2 produces the protein MAKSSVASASHEPSSISGSAKDDLEVMEVWVKTMASIFAKTFSLDTKVVRALCEGDIQEAEQLPPNIKNIYESIYQLLPCYMEGKEFLRSGDMDRKDPDSFFSKRGALLKMAQIDKLDASINWLDDIIPYDFSDESQETKRGIKFMEYMILKYRKKKRQSKKLTQGLGNAYNNTFECFQSEFDTSAEE, from the exons ATGG caaaaagcTCTGTAGCCTCGGCCAGTCATGAACCTAGCAGCATTTCAGGCAGTGCTAAAGACGATCTTGAAGTGATGGAAG TCTGGGTCAAAACCATGGCTTCAATCTtcgcaaaaacattttccctGGACACGAAAGTTGTGAGAGCCCTTTGCGAGGGTGACATTCAAGAAGCAGAGCAACTTCCGcccaatattaaaaatatttatgaaagcATCTATCAGTTGCTGCCTTGCTATATGGAAGGAAAGGAATTTCTCCGTTCCGGTGATATGG ATCGTAAAGACCCAGATAGCTTCTTTTCAAAGAGGGGAGCACTACTGAAGATGGCGCAGATTGACAAACTTGATGCCTCTATCAATTGGCTGGATGACATAATTCCCTACGATTTTTCTGACGAAAGCCAGGAAACAAAG AGAGGCATCAAATTCATGGAGTACATGATCTTGAAATACAGGAAAAAGAAACGGCAGTCAAAGAAGCTAACCCAGGGTCTTGGAAACGCTTACAATAATACATTTGAG TGTTTTCAATCAGAATTTGATACATCTGCAGAGGAATGA
- the LOC135940012 gene encoding suppressor of tumorigenicity 14 protein homolog has product MDRWILSLILLNILLRAVDGIYNCTNVHLSGQGVIQSPRHPDPFPDFVQCSWYIDIPKNYSLSIRIVELDINNDYLPLCESKKSCCTSNWLSISSFKHSLPSHPLCNGIHYSQDMMLQDVEKVAVVKFHSSKNVKASSGFKLKFAVVANFANHYCLISEFPCADGKQCTEELQICDGKNDCNDKSDESHCDMRCTEQGLTSCPDSPLVCYNASINVCSRLMSCPATQHKGWTLCKDGKACYRREQRCDQAYDCDDQSDELDCKSSEEAFFLCDDWTKWIPSAKVCDGSNDCGDHSDEECCVNPSLETAMIVGCLSCSLIFILLTSYFFFGYGQPPESSLMDGSCSSLRPSLNISGPSSYFLFREPPPPYFSEPHPNRRRYRRHRRRVSPTAAQAATEQGNLPPGNARDQPEANPSEEATKSTDESPSGSAA; this is encoded by the exons ATGGATCGATGGATTCTGTCCTTGAtcctgttaaatattttgctca GAGCAGTGGATGGCATTTACAACTGCACAAATGTGCATCTGAGCGGACAAGGGGTCATTCAGAGCCCGAGACACCCTGACCCATTTCCTGATTTTGTCCAATGCTCCTGGTACATCGACATTCCAAAGAATTATTCCCTCTCAATCAG gattGTGGAGCTGGACATAAATAATGACTATTTGCCTTTGtgtgagagcaaaaaaagttGCTGCACAAGCAACTGGCTGTCCATATCCTCGTTCAAGCATAGCTTACCATCGCACCCATTATGCAATGGGATCCACTACAGTCAAGACATGATGCTTCAGGACGTTGAAAAAGTTGCTGTCGTTAAGTTTCATTCATCCAAAAACGTGAAGGCAAGCAGTGGCTTCAAACTCAAGTTCGCTGTTG TGGCCAACTTTGCAAACCACTATTGCCTGATTTCCGAGTTCCCCTGTGCTGATGGGAAGCAGTGCACTGAGGAACTACAGATTTGCGATGGAAAAAACGACTGCAATGACAAATCTGACGAATCTCACTGTGACATGa gGTGCACAGAGCAGGGTCTGACGAGTTGTCCTGACTCGCCTTTGGTTTGCTACAACGCCTCAATCAACGTGTGTTCGCGACTTATGTCTTGCCCTGCAACCCAACACAAGGGCTGGACCCTGTGCAAGGATGGCAAGGCGTGCTACCGTAGGGAGCAGCGCTGCGACCAGGCCTACGACTGCGACGATCAGTCAGATGAGCTCGACTGCAAAAGCTCAGAAGAAGCCTTCTTCCTCTGCGATGACTGGACCAAGTGGATTCCCAGCGCCAAGGTCTGTGATGGCAGCAACGACTGTGGTGACCACTCTGATGAAGAGTGCTGCGTCAAT CCCTCTCTTGAGACAGCGATGATTGTTGGCTGTCTGTCGTGCAGCCTGATCTTCATCCTGCTCACCTCTTACTTCTTCTTTGGCTACGGGCAGCCCCCGGAGAGCTCGTTGATGGACGGCAGTTGTTCGTCCCTTCGGCCGTCGCTCAACATCTCGGGCCCGTCGTCCTATTTTCTGTTCCGTGAGCCGCCCCCGCCCTACTTTTCTGAGCCACACCCCAATCGGAGGCGGTACCGCCGCCACCGGAGGCGAGTGTCGCCCACCGCCGCTCAGGCGGCAACTGAGCAGGGCAACTTGCCACCTGGCAACGCGCGGGATCAGCCTGAGGCCAATCCCTCGGAAGAGGCTACCAAAAGTACTGATGAGTCACCTTCTGGCTCTGCTGCTTGA
- the row gene encoding uncharacterized protein row gives MEVDPAEVDPQAMVEAVMEIPEIVATGTDENTLDSQDSPDVPEKADDPDYEPEVIPLEDEDESELSLAERLKFRRRRRGRSRKGKYEPSHVPQILPRRTRRSVNTEPVVQHPKVVRTYSKNSNINQLCTLVMECDSEDLSDAQLAYQMECKREFNQAQDKINEMIKNKTILFQAKHTMVLQSGIPNHATMRTVQTKITLPKTAPSVVKVNPLTSSQINPLQPNILRTQTRQNIIIPATGQTGNVTYLLPGGKTGTVLRTFAPGQTVRLAGPKIMTTMHSAPPPIAPAPIVPTPISTVAIAPMPNQLGANAETVDLTLEDTVDSREISFNKLSGKTFPSLVVMARPNLRAKEMTPSVVTKDRSTLDAKVKMVLVHSPAKFTEWLIQQGLVRSEQVCSMHRDQYGNSIKLKLGMYSDNTKFPFSGGYVWISECCPQKFVSVFSGSLFESSPHPPTVLLKLIYHWCCQTSVNNVVQWVKVDNFYVKNFYTLVRAVCTAAIHTKLGHIGGIKSYVEVGVISLGTTTQDGHQRQVKVEVLGVMDYENKKVRLMAVEPMAESERNLRRRFSKILEPLSSWVHPASTILTDFSIDKSTLQALGFNNVYQNIASEAGTMLGGQRRNNANIMDYLRKVVPKIFLNTLSLLNRNLIQQFLDELTWRESWGYSPPQAFDNIIAHLAEQTKVDYGEPLVTRLGKVAVNPFNTWNYLEQSRMFASSLPVLTQLAPTPDFDVTPSALCEVQYAPGPAHSKRPRAQKTPQPIVNEKNLNASAASAIKRVKLNTSAQTYLDAYYYADMAGQSALTITDQDSSFNVKCIICPNTFYNNVALQKHLISHVVYETNDIQKLPKDIFCPYCLKKLTTQAQLTSHKKDSHMLNTASTSCCICQKKFPVRAHLIQHMHKSHVASEIPYRCHICHFRSSVHHKVVDHFYETHTGGGSLQCPLCLKVYYASGPRSRSSTTNLMSFYQHLVGHKRQSNRRKCERCCLTFQQSKHVYEHEDQDHRSMKSAARVIPVVSTESNPTIIIPTPTCPPPVSQADKAGDTTWGSTGSPRVTNYTKWPHNPELNIRISSNKFKCIECKRSMNPDEDMDHFSNFINCLKCRFSTCCLYTMENHIIAYHTGKKKNKPKSNPGMILPEAMYCICGFKSKRGNELADHLDECEKKSAYPKPGIQAQSASFPPLINLDEGISEEDQNDKWMQAYVNKSKDEEREKQEKPDDGSIMGFLGLVRKPSTEDESAKKAEAEVEKEDSKGGEAANEVSLEAKEDPDPDFDDDEMPPILEVETEVKVSDEVMELGE, from the exons ATGGAGGTAGACCCTGCTGAGGTTGACCCTCAGGCGATGGTTGAAGCTGTCATGGAGATCCCTGAAATTGTCGCCACTGGCACAGATGAAAACACTCTCGACTCGCAGGACTCTCCTGATGTACCTGAAAAAGCAGATGACCCTGACTACGAGCCTGAAGTCATCCCTCTTGAAGATGAAGACGAGTCTGAGCTCAGCTTGGCTGAGCGTCTTAAATTCAGAAGACGCCGGCGCGGCAGATCTCGCAAGGGCAAGTATGAGCCGTCACATGTGCCCCAGATTCTTCCCAGAAGAACCAGAAGGTCCGTCAACACTGAGCCG GTTGTCCAGCATCCAAAAGTTGTTAGGACATACTCCAAGAATAGCAACATCAACCAGCTCTGTACTCTAGTTATGGAATGCGACTCAGAAGATCTGAGTGACGCTCAACTAGCTTATCAAATGGAGTGTAAACGAGAGTTCAATCAGGCTCAGGATAAAATCAATGAGatgataaaaaacaaaact ATCCTATTCCAAGCCAAGCATACCATGGTGCTTCAAAGCGGAATTCCAAATCACGCAACCATGAGAACGGTGCAAACCAAAATCACCCTGCCCAAGACCGCTCCAAGTGTGGTCAAAGTGAACCCATTGACGTCTTCTCAGATTAATCCTCTTCAGCCGAATATTCTGCGTACCCAGACTAGGCAAAACATCATCATTCCAGCTACCGGCCAAACTGGCAACGTCACATACTTGTTGCCag GTGGAAAAACTGGAACTGTGTTGCGGACTTTCGCTCCTGGCCAGACGGTACGCCTAGCAGGTCCAAAAATCATGACCACGATGCACTCTGCACCACCTCCAATCGCGCCTGCTCCCATTGTGCCTACTCCAATCAGCACGGTAGCCATCGCTCCCATGCCAAACCAGCTTGGAGCCAATGCTGAAACCGTAGATCTTACTCTAGAAGACACTGTTGACTCACGAGAAATCTCGTTCAACAAACTCTCTGGGAAAACCTTTCCATCCTTGGTAGTAATGGCAAGACCCAACCTTAGGGCAAAGGAAATGACGCCCTCAGTGGTCACAAAAGATAGATCCACGttag ATGCCAAGGTGAAAATGGTGTTGGTGCACTCCCCTGCCAAATTCACTGAGTGGCTCATACAGCAAGGTTTGGTGCGCAGTGAGCAAGTCTGTAGCATGCACAGAGACCAATATGGCAATTCGATCAAACTAAAACTGGGCATGTACTCGGACAACACCAAGTTTCCCTTTTCTGGAGGCTATGTGTGGATCAGCGAGTGCTGCCCTCAAAAGTTTGTGTCAGTGTTCAGTGGATCGCTGTTTGAGAGCTCTCCTCACCCTCCCACGGTTCTGCTCAAACTCATTTACCATTGGTGTTGCCAAACTTCCGTCAACAATGTGGTGCAGTGGGTCAAA GTGGACAacttttatgttaaaaatttctacacGCTGGTACGAGCAGTGTGCACAGCTGCTATTCACACAAAGCTCGGTCACATTGGTGGCATTAAATCGTATGTGGAGGTGGGCGTCATCAGCTTGGGCACAACCACTCAGGATGGCCACCAGCGGCAGGTGAAGGTGGAAGTGTTAGGTGTTATGGACTATGAAAACAAGAAGGTGCGCTTGATGGCCGTCGAGCCGATGGCTGAGTCAGAGCGCAACCTGCGGAGGCGCTTCAGCAAGATCCTGGAGCCGCTCTCTTCGTGGGTGCACCCCGCTTCAACCATCCTCACCGATTTCAGCATCGACAAGTCCACCCTGCAGGCTCTCGGTTTTAATAACGTGTACCAAAACATCGCTTCTGAAGCAGGAACTATGCTGGGTGGCCAACG GCgaaataatgcaaatattATGGACTACCTTCGAAAGGTGGTGCCAAAGATCTTTCTCAACACCCTTTCCCTGCTCAACCGCAATCTCATCCAGCAGTTCCTGGACGAACTCACCTGGCGGGAGAGTTGGGGATATTCTCCCCCACAGGCATTTGACAACATTATTGCTCACTTAGCAGAGCAAACCAAG GTGGACTATGGTGAGCCCTTAGTTACTCGACTCGGCAAAGTAGCTGTCAATCCATTCAACACATGGAATTATCTGGAGCAAAGTCGTATGTTTGCTAGTTCACTCCCTGTCTTGACGCAGCTGGCACCAACCCCTGATTTTGACGTGACCCCTTCTGCCTTATGTGAGGTGCAGTATGCTCCTGGCCCTGCACACTCAAAGAGGCCAAGGGCGCAGAAAACGCCGCAGCCAATAGTCAACGAGAAGAACCTAAACGCGTCGGCAGCTTCTGCAATTAAAAGGGTCAAATTGAACACTTCAGCTCAGACTTATCTGGATGCATATTATTATGCTGACATGGCAGGACAGTCTGCTTTGACGATTACTGATCAG GACTCTAGCTTCAACGTTAAGTGCATTATATGCCCAAATACTTTCTACAACAATGTAGCACTCCAGAAGCATCTGATTTCGCACGTGGTCTATGAAACCAATGATATCCAAAAATTGCCTAAGGATATATTCTGTCCTTACTGCCTGAAGAAGCTAACAACTCAGGCCCAGCTGACTTCGCACAAAAAGGACAGCCACATGCTCAACACTGCCTCAACTAGCTGCTGCATTTGCCAGAAGAAGTTCCCAGTGCGAGCCCATCTCATCCAGCACATGCACAAATCGCATGTTGCTTCTGAGATCCCATATCGCTGCCATATTTGCCATTTCAGATCCTCAGTGCACCATAAG GTGGTCGACCACTTCTATGAAACCCACACTGGCGGCGGCTCTCTGCAGTGCCCATTGTGTCTGAAGGTATACTACGCAAGCGGGCCGCGTAGTCGCAGCTCGACTACCAATCTGATGTCCTTCTACCAGCACCTGGTGGGCCACAAGCGGCAGAGCAACAGGCGCAAGTGTGAACGCTGTTGCCTCACTTTCCAGCAATCAAAGCATGTGTATGAACACGAGGACCAAGATCACCGCTCGATGAAGAGCGCTGCTAGAGTGATCCCAGTCGTGTCTACGGAGTCCAACCCTACCATCATTATTCCCACGCCGACATGCCCTCCTCCAGTGTCCCAGGCTGACAAGGCAGGTGACACCACCTGGGGCAGCACTGGCTCTCCAAGGGTCACAAATTACACCAAGTGGCCGCACAATCCTGAGCTCAACATCAGAATCAGCAGCAACAAATTCAAGTGCATTGAATGCAAGCGCTCCATGAATCCCGACGAAGACATGGATCACTTCAG CAACTTCATCAACTGCCTGAAGTGCCGCTTTTCTACTTGCTGCCTGTACACAATGGAGAACCACATCATAGCTTACCACACAGGCAAGAAGAAGAACAAGCCGAAGAGCAACCCAGGCATGATCCTGCCTGAGGCGATGTACTGCATTTGTGGATTCAAGAGCAAGAGGGGCAATGAGctag CGGACCACTTGGACGAGTGCGAGAAAAAGTCTGCATACCCAAAACCTGGTATTCAGGCGCAGTCGGCTTCATTCCCTCCCCTAATCAATTTGGATGAGGGAATAAGTGAGGAAGACCAGAACGACAAATGGATGCAAGCCTACGTGAATAAATCCAAGGACGAGGAGCGCGAAAAGCAGGAAAAGCCTG ACGATGGCAGCATCATGGGCTTCCTTGGACTCGTTCGCAAGCCATCAACTGAGGACGAATCTGCTAAGAAGGCAGAGGCTGAGGTGGAAAAAGAAGATTCAAAGGGAGGGGAAGCTGCCAACGAGGTGTCTTTGGAGGCCAAGGAAGATCCAGACCCAGattttgatgatgatgaaatgCCACCTATTTTAGAAGTTGAAACTGAAGTCAAAGTGTCAGACGAAGTTATGGAGTTAGGAGAGTGA
- the Rpp25 gene encoding ribonuclease P protein subunit p25-like protein — MMKHYSKGANREEVLAAHQIPIDNLPEDFLWMKLSPRSKVGTVLQSALKAFNDESQKCVVWSGSGAATEKAVACAEIMKKRWSARVRLHQRTKICFSKAEELWEPKLDGLDSLVVLREIPTIYILLSKEAIR, encoded by the exons ATGATGAAGCACTATTCAAAAGGCGCCAACAGGGAGGAAGTGTTGGCCGCCCATCAAATTCCCATCGACAACTTACCAGAAGATTTCCTTTGGATGAAACTAAGCCCTCGCAGCAAAGTGGGCACAGTACTACAGTCAGCTCTAAAGGCGTTCAATGATGAATCACAGAAATGCGTTGTGTGGAGCGGATCCGGCGCTGCCACAGAGAAAGCTGTTGCCTGTGCAGAAATAATGAAGAAAAGGTGGTCAGCCCGCGTCAGGTTGCACCAGAGGACCAAAATATGCTTCTCAAA gGCGGAAGAGTTGTGGGAGCCAAAGTTGGATGGCCTAGACTCCCTTGTAGTTCTCAGAGAAATCCCTACAATCTacattttgctttcaaaagAAGCAATTAGGTAA
- the LOC135939868 gene encoding uncharacterized protein LOC135939868 has translation MLRGLRINGVSPANKYLDRACGKNLLHSPRDKATTTQPLPPPRARLRLLAGPNHRLHNNAPPVQSFPFRRSTLSAMARPCNVVDPEEHYQRLERLLTELYLVLRTLICQGGTLLPPPSFNFHPPPPPPPTEGRPRNPPSRRDGCEERRRSRRDREDDDQQQSGGNNYNTRQRTMCEDDVRDCDEGYADDASDGRNFVIQNNRRNNQPHRAVLNDLSSAILQSLSIAEDESHLASVT, from the exons ATGTTGCGGGGATTGCGAATCAATGGGGTCTCGCCAGCCAACAAGTACCTCGATCGTGCGTGCGGCAAAAATTTGCTGCACAGCCCCCGAGACAAAGCAACAACAACACAGCCCCTACCACCACCCCGCGCGCGTCTGCGCCTCCTCGCAGGACCGAACCACCGATTGCACAACAACGCACCCCCGGTGCAATCATTCCCGTTTCGGCGGTCGACCCTGTCGGCCATGGCCCGTCCGTGCAACGTCGTCGACCCTGAGGAGCACTACCAGCGGCTCGAACGGCTGCTCACTGAGCTCTACCTCGTGCTCAGGACGCTCATCTGCCAGGGCGGTACCCTGCTGCCTCCGCCCAGTTTTAACTTCCATCCGCCTCCGCCACCACCACCTACGGAAG GCCGTCCGAGGAATCCACCTTCACGAAGGGATGGGTGTGAAGAGAGAAGGAGAAGCAGGAGAGATCGCGAAGACGATGACCAGCAACAGTCTGGAGGCAACAACTACAACACGAGACAAAGAACTATGTGCGAGGACGACGTCCGAGATTGTGACGAAGGTTACGCCGACGACGCGTCAGACGGAAGAAACTTTGTCATCCAAAACAACCGAAGGAACAATCAG CCTCACAGAGCAGTTTTGAACGATTTGTCCAGTGCCATCCTGCAGTCGCTCTCCATCGCTGAAGACGAATCTCATCTCGCGTCGGTGACATAA